One stretch of Thermoproteota archaeon DNA includes these proteins:
- a CDS encoding cell division protein FtsZ codes for MSNQLTNPVLFVGIGGAGSKLAIEAKDILDAECLLISHDEKDLKTSHPFIKISTESIINPSVQLIRGVTSKNADSIKNKISNYSTIVLIANLAGKDGAAMAPVISRICKENNKNTVSFAIMPFKYEKDRIFNSGIALKRIRADCDCTVVLDNDALLDSNPDLTIDNCYKIANSAILYAIDSMKDSEIPQDTNILSTSKSNQDLETSLRDSLKMLYEDAPPSSVKRSLLHVIGGNSMSVGLLNSISNITRGMFNDENTRVDLSTSASDESRIVMLSSVQGETQFEKYDPLGVIPSENTLDWDEPDCSIDCKLDLYQLE; via the coding sequence ATGAGTAATCAATTGACAAATCCAGTTCTCTTTGTAGGAATTGGAGGGGCAGGCTCAAAATTAGCCATAGAAGCAAAAGACATTCTAGATGCTGAGTGTCTCTTAATCAGTCATGATGAAAAAGACCTAAAGACATCTCACCCGTTCATAAAAATCTCTACAGAATCCATCATCAATCCATCTGTTCAGTTGATTAGAGGAGTTACCTCAAAAAATGCAGATTCTATTAAAAACAAGATTTCAAATTATTCCACTATAGTTTTGATTGCCAATCTTGCTGGAAAAGATGGAGCCGCTATGGCGCCAGTGATTTCTCGCATATGCAAAGAAAATAACAAAAACACAGTATCATTTGCTATAATGCCATTCAAATATGAAAAAGATAGAATCTTCAACTCTGGAATCGCTTTAAAACGTATCAGAGCAGACTGTGACTGTACAGTCGTTTTAGATAATGACGCACTACTAGATAGCAATCCAGATCTTACTATCGATAATTGTTACAAGATTGCAAACTCAGCAATTTTATACGCAATTGATTCAATGAAAGACTCAGAAATCCCACAGGATACCAACATTCTATCAACTAGTAAATCCAATCAAGATTTAGAGACATCATTAAGAGATTCATTAAAGATGTTGTACGAGGACGCACCTCCATCTAGTGTTAAACGCTCACTTTTACACGTAATTGGCGGAAACTCGATGTCAGTTGGCTTGTTAAATTCAATCTCTAACATAACAAGAGGAATGTTTAATGATGAAAATACAAGAGTTGACCTTTCAACAAGTGCATCAGACGAATCAAGAATTGTTATGTTATCAAGTGTACAAGGCGAGACACAATTTGAAAAATATGATCCCTTGGGCGTAATCCCATCTGAGAATACATTAGATTGGGATGAACCAGATTGCAGTATTGACTGCAAATTAGATTTGTATCAATTAGAATAA
- a CDS encoding MFS transporter, with amino-acid sequence MHKVGISNRIRGATFFQHAGISILFVFMPIIAKGVTDSLFEIGIIVASFSFAQILSELYFGRISDKMGKRLLFIRIGFISCAITFGLHYFADDTGLLLLARVGAGVASGIMIPAMIAYSYESGKDKIKVASIISFHALGWMAGIIAAGITNDVKLMFLVSSGFFFVGLLISMKLPNTLIEKETGSGTTRKVIVKNKFLFLSLLLRHIGATSVWTILPIMLMEELGAELYQVSIVYVSNTLTAFVIMTLMASRIKIPHVLKFKIGIGMTSFVFVGLILISDWWMAIPFMSLVGGTWAFLFIGGNFHLMENNPRSTSTGIFSSTISIATVVGPVIGGTIAFVFNYSGVMIFAIAVILISFFVSLRIREEIAKNA; translated from the coding sequence ATGCACAAAGTTGGAATTTCAAATAGAATTAGAGGAGCTACGTTTTTTCAACATGCCGGAATTTCAATCCTCTTTGTATTCATGCCAATTATTGCCAAAGGAGTAACAGACTCGTTATTTGAAATTGGCATAATTGTTGCGTCATTTAGTTTCGCACAGATTCTTTCAGAGCTATATTTTGGTAGAATTTCTGATAAAATGGGAAAAAGGCTATTGTTCATTCGTATAGGATTCATTAGTTGTGCCATTACTTTTGGGTTGCATTATTTTGCAGACGACACAGGTTTGTTATTGCTTGCTAGAGTAGGAGCAGGAGTTGCTAGTGGAATAATGATTCCAGCAATGATAGCCTATTCATATGAATCTGGCAAAGATAAGATAAAGGTCGCTTCAATAATTTCATTTCACGCGTTAGGTTGGATGGCGGGGATTATTGCTGCTGGAATTACCAATGATGTGAAATTAATGTTCTTGGTAAGCAGCGGATTCTTTTTTGTTGGCTTGTTGATCTCTATGAAATTACCAAATACCTTAATCGAAAAGGAAACAGGTTCTGGAACAACAAGAAAAGTTATTGTAAAAAATAAATTTCTTTTTCTTTCGTTACTATTGAGGCATATTGGTGCTACATCAGTATGGACAATTTTACCAATTATGTTAATGGAGGAATTGGGTGCAGAGTTGTATCAGGTGTCAATTGTGTATGTATCAAACACGTTGACTGCGTTTGTTATAATGACATTGATGGCATCAAGAATAAAAATTCCGCATGTATTAAAATTCAAAATTGGTATAGGGATGACTAGCTTTGTTTTTGTTGGGCTTATACTAATTTCTGATTGGTGGATGGCAATTCCATTTATGTCACTAGTCGGAGGAACTTGGGCGTTTCTCTTTATTGGAGGTAATTTTCATTTAATGGAGAATAATCCTCGTTCAACATCTACAGGAATCTTCAGCTCTACAATTTCAATTGCGACAGTTGTCGGTCCAGTGATTGGAGGAACTATTGCTTTTGTTTTTAATTATTCAGGAGTAATGATATTTGCCATTGCGGTGATTTTGATATCATTTTTTGTCTCACTTCGAATAAGAGAAGAGATTGCAAAGAATGCATAA
- a CDS encoding CoA pyrophosphatase: MQLNEIKKTLKSNFQNIELKPDIKYASVLVVIYNSNPLVLMTKKASHLNIHAGEIAFPGGKWETGDIDLLDTALRETREEIDLDVKRDDVVGQLKSVNTLNSGFVITPYVAVLENLPPLNDNHEVESILRIPLAPFLKTLSPDLDPHHQSIKEMYTLKFEGHIVWGASARILKQIHDLFSKNNLV; encoded by the coding sequence GTGCAATTAAACGAAATTAAAAAAACATTGAAAAGTAATTTTCAAAATATTGAACTTAAGCCTGATATCAAATATGCATCAGTTCTTGTTGTAATCTATAATTCTAACCCACTTGTCTTAATGACAAAAAAAGCATCCCACCTCAATATTCATGCCGGAGAGATTGCATTTCCAGGTGGAAAATGGGAAACAGGGGATATTGATCTTTTAGATACAGCGTTACGAGAAACTCGTGAAGAGATTGATCTTGATGTTAAGCGTGATGATGTCGTTGGCCAACTAAAATCTGTAAATACTTTGAATTCTGGTTTTGTAATAACTCCATATGTTGCAGTCTTGGAAAATTTACCTCCTCTAAACGATAATCATGAAGTTGAATCTATACTCCGCATTCCTCTTGCACCATTTTTGAAGACCCTATCTCCAGATCTAGATCCTCATCATCAATCAATCAAAGAAATGTACACTCTCAAGTTTGAGGGCCATATAGTGTGGGGAGCATCTGCAAGAATCTTAAAACAAATTCATGACCTGTTTTCAAAAAACAATCTTGTTTAA
- a CDS encoding methionine synthase, protein MTQKEPFLEALKNRVLLFDGAMGTEIQKFDPKPDDFPNGKDGFNDGLVITHPEWIKKIHKKYLEAGADCIETNSFGSNKLKLDEYGFGDQTVEFNKKIAQLAVETTTEFTDKPRYVVGSMGPTGFLPSSNDPDLGQIPLDEIRSAFALQAEGLILGGVDALLIETSQDILEVKLAIEGSHQAMEKTDKKIPLIANTTLDQYGKMLLGTNIQAAYTTVSDMGIDVFGLNCSTGPLEMTPSVQWLDEQKEHNLLVVPNAGMPENEGGKAVYKMSPEGMAKALGDFLNQFPKVRIIGGCCGTNPEHIRALRKVIDEKAQSNKG, encoded by the coding sequence TTGACTCAAAAAGAACCATTTCTTGAAGCCCTCAAGAACCGCGTACTTCTCTTTGATGGTGCTATGGGTACTGAAATTCAGAAATTTGATCCAAAGCCTGACGATTTTCCTAACGGTAAGGATGGATTCAATGATGGCCTTGTCATCACTCATCCAGAATGGATAAAAAAAATTCATAAAAAATATCTTGAGGCAGGAGCTGACTGTATAGAGACAAACTCATTTGGCTCAAACAAACTAAAGCTTGATGAATATGGTTTTGGTGATCAAACTGTTGAATTTAATAAAAAAATAGCTCAACTTGCAGTAGAAACCACTACTGAATTTACCGATAAACCACGTTATGTCGTTGGCTCTATGGGCCCTACTGGGTTTCTTCCTAGCTCAAACGATCCAGACCTAGGACAAATACCACTAGATGAAATTCGTAGTGCATTTGCTTTACAAGCTGAAGGATTAATTCTTGGAGGAGTTGATGCATTACTTATCGAAACAAGTCAGGATATACTTGAAGTAAAACTTGCAATTGAGGGTTCACATCAAGCTATGGAAAAAACTGATAAGAAAATTCCTCTTATTGCAAATACTACTCTTGATCAATATGGAAAAATGCTTCTTGGTACAAACATTCAAGCAGCATATACTACTGTATCTGATATGGGCATTGATGTCTTTGGACTAAATTGTTCTACAGGTCCATTAGAGATGACCCCAAGTGTACAATGGCTCGATGAGCAAAAAGAGCATAATCTCCTTGTCGTTCCAAATGCTGGGATGCCTGAAAATGAAGGAGGAAAGGCCGTTTACAAAATGAGTCCGGAAGGAATGGCTAAAGCATTAGGCGATTTTCTTAATCAATTTCCAAAAGTTAGAATTATTGGCGGTTGTTGCGGTACAAACCCTGAGCATATTCGAGCACTCAGGAAAGTAATTGACGAAAAAGCTCAATCCAATAAGGGTTAA
- a CDS encoding 5,10-methenyltetrahydrofolate synthetase — MPIRFEINPPKVIQDSILSHKELEESVSKLKQRIVDISPNCDGIHLTDSVLGVPRISPITVGALIRKKDQQLKITASLRTRDRNLTSLTQSLCDALLLGLNGMLILKGDAPPAGPKDSGLIPSQAVKHFKEIGFREKIDLFLSLPNYPDFEKIQKKIDAEPTGFVTQVIHTEDEVARIVDKLKPQGFKVIPVVLLPSEKNKKSAEFLRLDWSNYQNRVADFIEKVANISESVILTSPNDFTLAKSTLEQIKESR, encoded by the coding sequence ATGCCAATTAGATTTGAGATAAATCCACCCAAAGTTATTCAGGATTCTATTCTATCACATAAGGAATTAGAAGAATCGGTCAGTAAGCTCAAACAAAGGATTGTGGATATATCACCAAATTGTGATGGCATACATCTTACAGATTCAGTGTTAGGGGTACCACGAATTTCACCAATTACAGTAGGTGCACTAATTAGGAAAAAAGATCAACAGCTAAAGATCACAGCTAGCTTACGTACACGAGATAGAAACTTGACATCATTAACACAATCACTGTGTGATGCATTATTGTTAGGGTTGAATGGCATGCTAATCCTCAAAGGAGATGCCCCACCTGCAGGCCCTAAGGATTCAGGATTAATTCCAAGTCAAGCTGTAAAACATTTCAAAGAAATTGGATTTAGAGAAAAAATTGATCTTTTTTTATCACTTCCAAATTATCCTGATTTTGAAAAAATACAAAAAAAAATCGATGCAGAGCCAACAGGATTTGTAACTCAAGTAATTCATACCGAAGATGAAGTTGCAAGAATTGTTGACAAACTAAAGCCTCAAGGATTCAAGGTCATTCCTGTGGTGTTACTCCCTTCTGAAAAGAACAAAAAATCAGCAGAATTTCTCAGACTTGATTGGTCAAATTATCAAAATAGAGTCGCAGACTTTATTGAAAAAGTTGCAAATATTTCAGAAAGTGTGATTCTGACTTCGCCAAATGACTTTACCCTAGCAAAATCTACGCTTGAGCAGATTAAAGAATCCAGATAA
- a CDS encoding aspartate ammonia-lyase, giving the protein MKYRTDIDSLGKVQIPADAYYGPFTGRAIKQYHVTGSKSHENLIKSFVMIKRSAAVANMRTKAIDSKRGKAIVAACDKILAGKYRDQFLVDAINSGAGTAFNMNSNEVISNVALEILHKKRGEYEHLHPNDHVNMSQSSNDTFPTAMHVAILLNMKDTISAIDTLIKSLTKKSKEFSSFKKIGRTHLMDALPVTLGSEFAAIATSITKSRNVIVAATKELEFVALGGTAVGTGANTPKDYRKIAITELGKISKLSLKPEKDMQHGLQSKFAVANLSSALRNLALEINKLANDIRLMASGPIAGLAELGIPAVHAGSSIMPGKVNPSLAECMNMVCFNIIGNDTAVAHAAQSGQFELNVMLPGMLKCMLESTDMLKNFLPIFSANLIDGLTANKEKLRADIENSPVIVTLLTPKIGYLKSAELFKESLKSGKTIRELVVSKKLLSSKEVDSLFG; this is encoded by the coding sequence TTGAAGTACAGAACAGACATTGATTCTTTGGGAAAAGTCCAGATCCCAGCAGACGCGTATTATGGTCCTTTTACGGGCAGAGCCATAAAGCAGTATCATGTGACTGGCTCAAAGTCTCATGAGAATTTAATCAAGTCATTTGTAATGATAAAGCGCTCAGCAGCAGTTGCCAATATGAGGACTAAAGCAATAGATTCCAAAAGAGGCAAGGCTATTGTTGCAGCATGTGATAAGATTCTTGCTGGAAAATATAGGGATCAATTTCTTGTTGATGCAATTAATTCTGGTGCTGGAACCGCATTTAACATGAATTCAAATGAAGTAATCTCTAATGTTGCATTGGAAATTTTACATAAGAAAAGAGGCGAGTATGAGCACCTGCATCCTAATGATCATGTTAACATGTCACAATCAAGTAATGATACCTTCCCAACTGCAATGCATGTTGCAATATTGTTAAACATGAAAGATACCATTTCAGCAATCGATACTCTGATAAAATCCCTTACAAAAAAATCAAAAGAATTCTCTTCATTTAAAAAAATTGGTAGAACGCATCTAATGGATGCATTACCAGTAACCCTCGGAAGTGAATTTGCAGCAATTGCAACATCAATTACAAAATCAAGAAATGTCATAGTTGCTGCAACAAAAGAATTAGAGTTTGTTGCATTAGGTGGTACTGCTGTAGGAACAGGTGCAAATACACCAAAAGATTATAGAAAAATAGCAATAACAGAGCTTGGAAAAATTTCCAAACTTTCACTCAAACCCGAAAAAGACATGCAACATGGTCTGCAAAGTAAATTTGCAGTAGCAAATCTATCATCAGCGTTGAGAAATCTTGCACTAGAAATTAACAAATTGGCAAATGATATCAGATTAATGGCATCAGGTCCAATTGCAGGACTAGCTGAATTAGGAATTCCAGCAGTACATGCAGGATCTTCGATTATGCCAGGAAAAGTAAACCCATCACTTGCAGAATGTATGAACATGGTTTGCTTCAACATAATTGGAAACGATACTGCAGTAGCTCATGCAGCACAAAGTGGTCAGTTTGAGCTTAATGTTATGTTACCAGGTATGCTCAAGTGCATGCTAGAATCAACGGATATGTTAAAGAATTTTCTTCCGATATTTTCTGCAAACTTGATTGATGGTTTAACAGCAAACAAAGAAAAGCTCAGGGCAGATATTGAAAACAGTCCAGTAATCGTTACCTTGCTTACTCCAAAGATAGGATATCTAAAATCTGCAGAGTTATTCAAGGAGTCACTAAAATCCGGAAAAACTATTCGGGAATTAGTGGTATCAAAGAAGCTTCTTTCTAGCAAAGAAGTAGATTCGTTATTTGGATAA
- a CDS encoding MiaB/RimO family radical SAM methylthiotransferase, producing the protein MAKIWVEAYGCSASYADSEMISGLLVNGGHSLAENSDDSDLSVVVTCSVKDATANKMIHRIKSLKDKPLVIAGCLPKAEKSTVEKFSENASLLGPNSLGKTLEVINATLNGKKKIELLDSDLNKVGLPKVRLNPVIGIVEIASGCMSECTFCQTKLSKGDLSSYRLGDIVRQVKTEVDDGCKEIWLTSTDNGCYGLDIGSDLSELVNAVSDIPRDFRIRVGMMNPMYMPRIREGLLKAFENDKVYKFLHIPVQSGNNKVLNDMKRGHTAETFRDVVMRFREKFPKFTISTDIIVGFPSETDEDFNDTVNLLKETKPDVVNLSRYSARPGTEAATWKQVDIEKVKKRSKEVFDLTKKISLENNEQWLGWQGPVLFNEKTDEGIKGRNYAYKPVFVPDNVEIGASPMVKIVKVSFQSLIGKIIS; encoded by the coding sequence ATGGCAAAAATTTGGGTAGAAGCATATGGATGCTCTGCTAGCTATGCAGATTCGGAAATGATTTCGGGTCTATTGGTAAATGGCGGACACAGTCTTGCTGAAAATTCAGACGACTCAGACTTGAGTGTGGTAGTTACTTGCTCAGTAAAGGATGCCACTGCAAACAAGATGATTCACAGAATAAAATCACTAAAAGACAAGCCTCTTGTCATTGCAGGCTGTCTTCCAAAGGCAGAGAAAAGCACTGTAGAAAAATTTTCAGAAAACGCAAGTCTACTTGGTCCAAATTCACTAGGAAAAACACTTGAGGTAATTAATGCCACATTAAATGGAAAAAAGAAAATAGAGTTACTTGATTCTGATTTAAACAAAGTAGGATTACCAAAAGTTAGACTAAATCCGGTTATTGGAATAGTTGAGATTGCAAGTGGTTGCATGAGTGAATGCACTTTTTGTCAAACCAAATTATCAAAAGGAGATCTTTCAAGTTACAGGTTAGGGGACATTGTAAGACAGGTTAAAACCGAAGTTGACGACGGATGCAAGGAGATTTGGCTTACATCTACAGATAATGGATGCTATGGATTAGATATTGGATCAGATCTTTCAGAGTTAGTAAATGCTGTTTCCGACATTCCAAGAGATTTTAGAATACGAGTAGGAATGATGAATCCTATGTACATGCCAAGAATTAGAGAAGGGTTGCTCAAAGCTTTTGAAAATGACAAAGTCTACAAATTTTTGCACATACCGGTTCAGAGTGGAAATAACAAAGTGCTAAATGACATGAAACGTGGGCACACGGCAGAAACTTTTAGAGATGTGGTCATGAGATTCAGAGAAAAATTTCCAAAATTTACAATTTCTACAGATATTATCGTGGGGTTTCCCTCAGAGACTGATGAGGATTTTAATGATACTGTAAATTTACTCAAAGAAACAAAACCAGATGTGGTGAATCTCTCAAGATATAGTGCAAGACCAGGTACTGAAGCCGCAACATGGAAGCAAGTAGATATTGAAAAAGTAAAGAAACGAAGTAAAGAGGTTTTTGACCTAACAAAAAAGATTAGCCTTGAAAACAATGAACAGTGGTTAGGTTGGCAAGGACCAGTATTATTCAATGAAAAAACCGACGAGGGTATCAAGGGAAGAAACTATGCATACAAACCAGTCTTTGTGCCAGACAATGTGGAGATTGGAGCATCGCCAATGGTCAAAATTGTCAAAGTCTCATTTCAAAGTCTGATCGGCAAAATCATAAGCTAA
- a CDS encoding response regulator yields MQTRVIVVDDNIDTLDIFCEYLELKDCQVVGKGYNGLDAVKLYEEHHPDIALLDVMMPDYDGMYALEKIKELDPNAKVIMVTADLTDKTAKRCNELGASEIIYKPYEIEDVVEVVQNVMSGKKFVSSFVK; encoded by the coding sequence ATGCAAACTAGAGTAATTGTAGTAGATGATAACATAGATACTCTGGATATTTTTTGTGAGTATTTAGAATTAAAAGACTGCCAGGTTGTAGGTAAGGGTTACAACGGTCTTGATGCAGTCAAATTGTATGAAGAGCACCATCCAGATATCGCTCTACTTGATGTAATGATGCCAGATTATGATGGAATGTATGCACTAGAAAAGATTAAGGAATTAGACCCTAATGCTAAAGTCATAATGGTCACTGCAGATTTGACTGATAAGACAGCAAAGCGATGCAATGAATTGGGAGCCTCTGAGATCATTTACAAACCATATGAGATTGAAGACGTGGTAGAAGTCGTTCAAAATGTTATGAGCGGTAAAAAATTTGTCTCATCATTTGTAAAATAA
- a CDS encoding 50S ribosomal protein L39e — protein MAARKSSPRKIRLIKKQKQTSPVPAWVILRTRRSVRTNPKRRAWRQTDVEVG, from the coding sequence ATGGCTGCGCGAAAGTCTTCCCCAAGGAAAATTCGTTTAATTAAAAAACAGAAACAGACATCGCCTGTTCCAGCTTGGGTCATTTTAAGGACTAGACGTTCAGTTAGAACTAATCCAAAGCGTAGAGCTTGGAGACAAACTGACGTGGAGGTAGGATAG
- a CDS encoding 50S ribosomal protein L31 has protein sequence MSQELERVYTINLGKVLLSPDNQRAKRAINMIKEFARHHMKTEEIKIEEDVAHQIWSRGIRSPPRKIRVRMTKTDEGFILISPYDADAELTSKSDDKETPKTEKISTEVETPTEPATVETTVEEKKEAPAKEDKPKKEAPAKEDKPKKEAPAKEDKPKKEAPAKEDKPKKEAPAKDTSKSKKK, from the coding sequence TTGTCTCAAGAACTAGAACGTGTTTATACAATTAACCTAGGTAAGGTTCTCCTTTCACCTGATAATCAAAGAGCAAAACGTGCGATCAATATGATTAAAGAATTTGCAAGACATCACATGAAAACTGAAGAAATTAAAATCGAAGAGGATGTTGCCCATCAAATATGGTCAAGAGGAATTAGAAGCCCCCCACGAAAGATTCGAGTAAGAATGACAAAGACTGATGAAGGATTCATTCTGATTTCGCCATATGATGCTGATGCTGAATTAACAAGTAAATCTGATGACAAAGAAACACCAAAAACTGAAAAAATATCTACCGAAGTAGAAACTCCTACCGAGCCTGCAACTGTTGAAACTACTGTTGAGGAAAAGAAAGAAGCACCAGCTAAAGAAGACAAACCAAAGAAAGAAGCACCAGCTAAAGAAGACAAACCAAAGAAAGAAGCACCAGCTAAAGAAGACAAACCAAAGAAAGAAGCACCAGCTAAAGAAGACAAACCAAAGAAAGAAGCACCAGCTAAAGACACTTCAAAATCTAAGAAAAAATAA
- a CDS encoding methionine synthase codes for MVIPRVSSSLKAVELRQEPAPMIIGERLNTQGSKKAKELVLSDDFDGLVDLARKQVEDGAHCLDVCVATTERSDELEFMLKLVKRISLEVDAPLVIDSTDPAVIEAAITQIPGRPIINSINLEGDGSRFKKLAPLMAKYGVPAIALCIGPKGMAKTPQQKLETAELLYETGKQYGLKKEQFIFDVLTFTLATGEDEFLDAGKNTLEGIKLVKEKFPESYTVLGLSNISFGLVPYARKILNSVFLHHAVKAGLDAAIVNAKEIVPYGEIDEKERKLVEDLIFNSHPDALSDLITHFEKINPKTTSTKKVDVDPTWNPGKRANFRIINRLKDGIQKDVVESIADKISKSDLLIEKNGTLELNAPKEVTHDGAIKTLNEDLLPAMKEVGDKFGSGELILPFVLKSAECMKAAVAELEKYLLKEEGSSKGKLVLGTVYGDVHDIGKNLVKTIFENNGFTVYDLGKQVPLQNFLEKIDEVKPDAVGLSALLVSTSKQMQFFVEHARKNNMKIPILCGGAAINSNYINRIAKDGGIYESGVFYCNTMFDGLKTMDKLVSDQKESLLQEWKSRLEQWKEPTKSSSDVANLPRSKIEPVTPPTPPSIGVQIRLGPWDIDMNKVWPLLDKKSLFKLSWGLRGKAGEASESDHEKLLEEWKKRIIHDELFEPNIVYGYYRCHGKDGKLVVKHPKGEEVIFDFPRSAKSKHLCLADYFGEDDIVAFQSVTVGNKVADIIEKWNKEDRYTDAYYLHGLAVESAEALAEWVNRKIKNELKIGESRGLRYSWGYPSCPDVSQHSLVWKLLEPEKSGMRLTESGQIIPEQSTAAIVVHHPDAEYFVL; via the coding sequence TTGGTAATCCCACGTGTAAGTTCATCATTAAAGGCAGTTGAATTAAGACAAGAGCCAGCTCCAATGATTATTGGTGAGCGCCTTAACACACAAGGTTCCAAAAAAGCAAAGGAATTGGTCCTTTCTGATGACTTTGATGGCTTGGTTGATTTAGCAAGAAAACAAGTTGAAGATGGTGCACACTGTCTTGATGTTTGTGTCGCTACTACAGAAAGATCAGATGAATTAGAGTTTATGTTGAAATTGGTAAAACGAATTAGTCTTGAGGTAGATGCTCCACTTGTAATTGATTCAACAGATCCTGCAGTAATTGAAGCTGCAATTACACAAATTCCTGGAAGGCCAATAATTAATTCAATTAATCTAGAAGGTGATGGAAGTCGCTTCAAAAAACTAGCTCCTTTGATGGCAAAATATGGGGTTCCAGCAATTGCATTATGCATTGGCCCAAAGGGAATGGCAAAAACACCTCAACAAAAACTAGAGACTGCAGAATTATTATATGAAACCGGTAAACAATATGGACTCAAAAAAGAACAATTCATTTTTGATGTTTTGACTTTTACACTTGCAACAGGTGAAGACGAATTCCTTGATGCAGGGAAAAACACTCTTGAGGGAATAAAACTGGTAAAGGAAAAATTTCCAGAGTCATATACTGTTCTTGGCTTAAGTAACATTAGCTTTGGATTGGTTCCATATGCACGAAAAATCCTCAATTCTGTTTTCTTACATCATGCAGTAAAAGCAGGCTTGGATGCAGCAATAGTCAATGCAAAAGAGATTGTACCATATGGGGAAATTGATGAAAAAGAAAGGAAACTAGTTGAAGATCTAATCTTTAACTCTCATCCTGATGCGCTTTCTGACTTGATAACTCATTTTGAAAAAATTAACCCAAAGACTACCTCTACCAAAAAAGTTGATGTTGATCCTACATGGAATCCTGGAAAGCGAGCCAACTTTAGAATAATTAATCGATTAAAAGATGGAATTCAAAAAGACGTTGTTGAATCTATTGCAGATAAAATTTCTAAAAGTGATTTACTTATAGAAAAAAATGGAACTCTAGAGCTAAATGCTCCTAAGGAGGTTACTCATGATGGAGCCATCAAAACTTTGAATGAGGATCTACTGCCTGCCATGAAAGAAGTTGGAGATAAGTTTGGTTCAGGTGAGCTGATACTTCCATTTGTACTCAAATCTGCTGAATGTATGAAGGCGGCAGTAGCAGAGCTTGAAAAATATCTGCTAAAAGAAGAGGGCTCTAGTAAAGGAAAACTTGTTTTGGGCACTGTATATGGGGATGTTCATGATATTGGAAAGAATCTTGTAAAAACAATTTTTGAAAATAACGGATTCACTGTTTACGACCTTGGCAAACAAGTTCCATTGCAAAACTTTCTTGAAAAAATAGATGAAGTAAAGCCAGATGCAGTTGGTTTGTCTGCCTTGCTTGTTTCTACTTCAAAGCAAATGCAATTTTTTGTAGAACATGCTAGAAAAAACAATATGAAAATTCCAATTCTTTGTGGTGGTGCTGCTATTAACAGCAATTACATTAATCGTATCGCAAAAGATGGTGGGATTTACGAATCAGGAGTCTTTTACTGTAATACAATGTTTGACGGACTAAAAACAATGGACAAATTGGTATCTGATCAAAAAGAATCTTTATTACAAGAATGGAAATCGCGATTAGAACAATGGAAGGAGCCAACAAAATCTTCATCTGACGTTGCAAATCTTCCACGAAGTAAAATTGAACCTGTTACTCCGCCCACTCCTCCAAGTATTGGTGTCCAAATAAGATTGGGCCCTTGGGATATTGATATGAACAAAGTGTGGCCTCTTTTAGATAAAAAATCTCTATTCAAATTATCATGGGGTTTACGTGGAAAGGCAGGAGAGGCTTCTGAATCTGATCATGAAAAATTACTTGAAGAATGGAAGAAGCGAATTATACATGATGAATTATTTGAACCAAATATCGTGTATGGGTACTATCGATGTCATGGTAAAGACGGAAAACTAGTTGTTAAGCACCCTAAAGGAGAAGAGGTAATCTTTGATTTTCCACGCTCTGCAAAAAGCAAACATCTTTGCTTGGCAGATTATTTTGGAGAAGATGACATTGTTGCATTCCAATCAGTAACTGTTGGCAACAAAGTTGCAGATATCATTGAAAAATGGAACAAGGAGGATAGATACACTGATGCATACTATCTTCATGGTTTAGCTGTAGAGTCAGCTGAGGCTTTGGCAGAATGGGTTAATAGAAAAATTAAGAACGAATTAAAGATTGGTGAATCAAGAGGTCTTCGTTATAGCTGGGGATATCCAAGTTGTCCTGATGTGTCTCAACATAGTCTGGTCTGGAAATTACTAGAGCCTGAAAAATCTGGTATGCGACTAACTGAGTCTGGGCAGATAATTCCTGAGCAATCCACAGCAGCAATCGTGGTTCATCACCCTGATGCAGAATATTTTGTTCTTTGA